TTAATGGGTGCAGCAGCAGGAGTAGGTGAAGTCTACGGAGGAAGTATTGCGTTTATTCTTGTCCTTTACGTGCTTCTAGTTATCGTTAGCCGAACGGGCTGGGCATACTAATAAATTTAGAGAGACTAAAAAGTCTCCTCAGGCTGTCGAGAGATTCTCGACAGCTTTTCATTATACATAAGATAGTTGTTGATTTAATGGGATTATATACGGGGATATTGACCCCTTAAATCTTCCTACCGTATACGCCATCATTTTTAGATTATTGTCTGTATTCCCATTTGATGATGAAGCTTCTCCTGAGCAAATGGTAGTTTCTCTTTCAATAGAAGGTCCTCCTTACTTAACCCTTTAAAATGATGAACGAGTTTAGTCCAGCCTTCTAAAAGGATTAATAAGAATATGTGATCCAAGGGAAACAAGGAGGGTGCCACATGGGGTTAACTTATCCTTATTGTAAAAATTTCATCGTCAGACAGTAGTCGCACATTGTGTGGGAGGACGACGCTATTATGGGGTAGTGGAGACTGTAAACACGGATCATATTGTACTTAGAGGAATTGATCCAAGGACAGTCGGAGTAAAAGCCAACACGAAAAAAATCACCCTTGAAAGATCTGGGAAACAGCAGACACCAGAATTTGAAACTGTTCAGTACTATGGTGCTGGTCCTTATAGCGGGTACTATGTATTACCCTTGTATACATTATTGGCTTTATCTCGTACGGAGATGAGTAAATAAGAACTAAGGCTGAACCAAAAGGACACTGAAGTGCCCTACGGCTCAGCCTTTTTTATTTCTTTCTAAGTATTAAAAAAGGGCTTAAACCCGAATGGGTAAGCCCTCTTTATCGAACTAGTACGCCCAACCTGTACGGCTCACAATGACTAGAAGGACGTAAAGAACAAGGATAAACGCAATACCGCCTCCATAGCCTACGCCAGCTACTGCACCCATTTAAAAACCTCCTTACGGTAGGAATTTAAGAATTTCTTAGTATCCCCAGCCAGTGCGGCTAACAATGACTAGAAGGACATAAAGGACAAGGATGAAAGCAATACCTCCACCGTATAATCCACCTACACCTACTCCACAAGCACTCATATTTATGTGCCTCCTTTCATTGGGTATACTTCATAATATGAATGTAAAGCTGAGGGGGAAGGGCGAATGCCTCTAGTCATTCGCGGATTTTAGAAGAAACTCATGCGGAACAATGGATGACCAAACATTTATGCAATGAAAAAAAGGAGACGGTGAGGTCTCCCTATTTATCTATAGAATTAGTGAACTCTACTAAAGTTAGATCATTTCTAGTAAGTGGAGCCTGTACGGCTAACAATAACTAAAAGGACATAGATTACTAGGATAAACGCAATGCCGCCTCCAAAAGAACCTGCCCCATAAGCGCTCATAAAGATCACTCCTTTTCATCAAGTTACTCTATCATATGTAATATTAAGGACAAGGGAAGGGCAAATATCTAAGTCAAATGTATAATTTCGTTAAATTCAAGAGATCAAAAAGGGTTCTTTGAATATGAAAAAGAAACGACCAATTTCGTGTCGTTTCTTCCCGAAAGGAGGTGATCAATGAGTTTACCTGTAGCTGGTGTAATACATAGTATGGATGCACATCTGAATATGTTATAGGCAAAAATGGATTTTGTCAGACTAGTAAACGTGGTGTGTACTTTTAAGGCCCGATTCACCCTTTTTCCATTTGAAAAACACAGTACTTTAATTGATGAGAAAAATACTAAGTTTCTCTTTCGCAAATCGTGCTTCGCTTTTTCTAACATTACTTTATTTCTATCTAAAGCTGATACCTTGCATTGAAAGGTTTTTTTCAAATAAGCAGCTGTCTGTCCTGTACCGCACCCTATATCGATGATGTTCGTTTCTGGTCCTATTTTTATTCGTTGTAGGACTTCTTTCGTTAAAGCCAACCCTCCTGGGTGTGCACCTCCAATCCCAAACCAAGCCAGCATATCAAGATATCCATTCGCGTATTTCAATCTGAATGTCCTCCCTTTTATGGCCTAAACTGAGGGAACAACGTCATTATGCACGTTATGAGGTATCCTATTCATTCGACTATTTGATCGTACCAGAGCAGCTAGATCGATCCGTTTGTAAAATATGAATGGCATACATACATATTACTTCCTTACTTAAAGTACGGATCTTGCTTCCATATGATCTTCCCTTTTTTATCGATATAAGCTTGTGTTGTGCTCTTTCCATCTGTAAGGACAACTTGCGATAATCCATTGATAAATGGAGAGAACGAACCCGTAACCTGGTAAGGAAAATCGCTTAATTGCCTTTTATTTTCTTTATTTATCCAGAGCCATTCGCCATTCCATTCTACCGAAGCCCATCCTTCAGAGAAAGGAGCAGCATGGTCATAAATAGGTTCGATGACCCAATTTCCATTGTAGTCGATGTAGCCGTATTTCCAACGGCCATCTTCTGCTTGTATACCGGCAGCAGCTAATCCTTCTGAAAAGTCTTGGGCTGTTTTGTATTTAGCCGGTATGACCCAGTCTCC
Above is a genomic segment from Ammoniphilus sp. CFH 90114 containing:
- a CDS encoding sporulation protein YjcZ, with the translated sequence MSACGVGVGGLYGGGIAFILVLYVLLVIVSRTGWGY
- a CDS encoding sporulation protein YjcZ, which gives rise to MSAYGAGSFGGGIAFILVIYVLLVIVSRTGSTY
- a CDS encoding YjcZ family sporulation protein; this encodes MGAAAGVGEVYGGSIAFILVLYVLLVIVSRTGWAY
- a CDS encoding class I SAM-dependent methyltransferase, coding for MKYANGYLDMLAWFGIGGAHPGGLALTKEVLQRIKIGPETNIIDIGCGTGQTAAYLKKTFQCKVSALDRNKVMLEKAKHDLRKRNLVFFSSIKVLCFSNGKRVNRALKVHTTFTSLTKSIFAYNIFRCASILCITPATGKLIDHLLSGRNDTKLVVSFSYSKNPF
- a CDS encoding YjcZ family sporulation protein, translated to MGAVAGVGYGGGIAFILVLYVLLVIVSRTGWAY